Genomic DNA from Gammaproteobacteria bacterium:
CTGAGGAGTATATTAATGTGGTTGGATATCTGGATGATGTGCAGACAGCTTCAGGTTTTTATGTCACACCCTTTGTCGCTGTTTTGGATGATAATTTTTCAATAACAAGAAACACAAGCGAAGTTTCTGAAGTTTTTTCAGTTCCATTTCAATACTTTGCTGAGGAAAGTAATCGCAGTAAACATACAGCGAAATATAAAGGACAAAATGTGAATTACTATGTATATCCACATCAAAAGCATACAATTTGGGGCGTTACCGCAGAAATTATCGTAAAATTAGTCGATAAAATCATTGAATAGAAGTATTTATATTAAGCAACAATGACAGCAAAAATCAAAGGAAAACTATTTATTAAAACTCATGGCTGCCAGATGAATGAATATGATTCATCTAAAATGCATGATGTTTTACATGATACTCATGAGCTCACTTTAACTGAGAACGAAGATGAAGCGGATGTTATATTGCTGAACACTTGTTCAATTCGAGAAAAAGCACAAGAAAAGGTTTTTTCACAACTAGGCAGGTGGAGAAAACTTAAAGACAAAAATCCGAACCTCATCATTGGGGTGGGCGGATGTGTTGCTTCACAGGAAGGTGAGAATATTTTAAAAAGAGCTCCGTATGTAGATATGGTTTTCGGACCACAAACACTTCACAGATTGCCCAAGATGCTTGATGCGGTACAGTCTGAACATAAAGCTCAACTCGATATTAGTTTTCCCGAAATTGAAAAATTTGATAACCTCCCTGAACCGAAAAAGGAAGGAGCTTCGGCTTTTGTTTCAATCATGGAAGGTTGCAGTAAATATTGTACATTTTGCGTGGTTCCATACACGCGCGGAGAAGAAGTTTCCAGACCATTGGACAGTGTATTGGCAGAAGTGATGGAACTTTCATTACAAGGTGTTAAAGAAATTAATTTACTGGGACAAAACGTAAATGCCTATCGAGGTACAACTCATGATGGAGAGGTTGCAGATTTAGCGGATTTGATTCATTATGTAGCAGCAATTGACGGAGTGGAAAGAATACGTTTCACGACATCACATCCTGTTGAATTTACCGATGCTTTGATTGAGGCTTATGCTCATGAGCCTAAATTAGCCAATTACCTGCACTTGCCGGTACAAAGCGGATCAGACAGAATTTTATCTGCCATGAAACGCGGCCACACCGCCTTGGAATATAAACAAAAAATTCGCAAACTCAGAGAAGTTCGTCCCGATATTAGTTTGTCATCCGATTTTATTGTTGGATTTCCCGGTGAAACGGATAAGGATTTTGCTGCAACCATGAAATTGATTAATGACATTAAGTTTGATCAGAGTTACAGTTTTATTTATTCCAAACGCCCCGGAACTCCGGCAGCTAACATTGAAGATGAAGTCCCAATGTCGGTCAAGAAAGAAAGATTGCAAATTTTGCAGGAAACTATTAACGGATTTGCCGCTGAAATTTCACAACAAATGGTCGGAACAATTCAAAGAGTTTTGGTCGAGGGAGTTTCCAAGAAAGATCCTAAACAACTGGCTGCAAGAACTGAAAATAA
This window encodes:
- a CDS encoding CoA pyrophosphatase — its product is MLKPENKQNLYQNLKARLKTDLIPTEIWQASGHDELLPAAVLVPLFWKNDELHILLTKRSESLKKHSGQVSFPGGRFEKEDLTIRQAAIRETREEIGIAEEYINVVGYLDDVQTASGFYVTPFVAVLDDNFSITRNTSEVSEVFSVPFQYFAEESNRSKHTAKYKGQNVNYYVYPHQKHTIWGVTAEIIVKLVDKIIE
- the miaB gene encoding tRNA (N6-isopentenyl adenosine(37)-C2)-methylthiotransferase MiaB translates to MKGKLFIKTHGCQMNEYDSSKMHDVLHDTHELTLTENEDEADVILLNTCSIREKAQEKVFSQLGRWRKLKDKNPNLIIGVGGCVASQEGENILKRAPYVDMVFGPQTLHRLPKMLDAVQSEHKAQLDISFPEIEKFDNLPEPKKEGASAFVSIMEGCSKYCTFCVVPYTRGEEVSRPLDSVLAEVMELSLQGVKEINLLGQNVNAYRGTTHDGEVADLADLIHYVAAIDGVERIRFTTSHPVEFTDALIEAYAHEPKLANYLHLPVQSGSDRILSAMKRGHTALEYKQKIRKLREVRPDISLSSDFIVGFPGETDKDFAATMKLINDIKFDQSYSFIYSKRPGTPAANIEDEVPMSVKKERLQILQETINGFAAEISQQMVGTIQRVLVEGVSKKDPKQLAARTENNRVVNFDGNPRLIGSMIDLEITEAYRNSLQGKIIIND